A genomic segment from Xyrauchen texanus isolate HMW12.3.18 chromosome 21, RBS_HiC_50CHRs, whole genome shotgun sequence encodes:
- the LOC127661525 gene encoding glucose-6-phosphate isomerase-like → MGLTSDPNFQNLEKWYKSNGANLNMRQMFEADKNRFQKFSLTLKTDDGDILLDYSKNLINDDVMKMLMELAKSRGVEAARDKMFSGEKINFTEGRAVLHVALRNRSNTPINVDGKDVMPEVNKVLEKMKNFCHKVRSGEWKGYTGKSITDVVNIGIGGSDLGPLMVTEALKPYSKGGPRVWFVSNIDGTHIAKTLAELSAETTLFIIASKTYTTQETITNAESAKEWFLQAAKDKSAVAKHFVALSTNAPKVTDFGIDPVNMFEFWDWVGGRYSLWSAIGLSIALHIGYENFEKLLAGAHWMDTHFRTAPLDQNAPMLLALLGVWYINFFQAETHCLLPYDQYMQRFAAYFQQGDMESNGKYITVNGGQVNYHTGPVVWGEPGTNGQHAFYQLIHQGTRMVPADFLIPAQSQNPIRNNLHHKILMANFLAQTEALMKGKTTEEAKKELEAGGLSGEKLEKILPHKVFQGNKPTNSIIFKKLTPFSLGVLIAMYEHKIFIQGVMWEINSFDQWGVELGKQLAKKIEPELQDSAEVSSHDSSTNGLINFLKKNYA, encoded by the exons ATGGGACTGACAAGTGACCCAAACTTCCAGAATTTGGAGAAATGGTACAAATCAAACGGGGCTAATCTCAACATGAGGCAAATGTTTGAAGCTGATAAAAACAGATTCCAGAAGTTcag CTTAACTTTAAAGACAGATGATGGGGATATTCTACTGGATTACTCCAAAAATCTCATCAATGATGACGTTATGAAGATGCTCATGGAGCTG GCCAAGTCCCGTGGCGTGGAGGCCGCCAGAGACAAGATGTTTTCAGGAGAAAAGATTAATTTCACTGAG GGTCGTGCGGTTCTCCATGTAGCCCTGAGGAACCGTTCAAACACACCTATAAATGTGGACGGTAAAGACGTGATGCCAGAGGTCAACAAGGTTCTGGAGAAGATGAAGAACTTCTGTCAT AAAGTGCGCAGTGGCGAGTGGAAGGGGTACACCGGAAAATCCATCACTGATGTGGTCAACATCGGCATCGGGGGATCTGATCTA GGTCCGTTAATGGTGACAGAAGCCCTGAAGCCGTACTCAAAAGGTGGACCCCGGGTGTGGTTTGTGTCCAACATTGATGGAACGCACATCGCTAAGACACTGGCTGAACTCAGTGCAGAGACCACTCTTTTCATTATCGCATCAAAG ACTTACACAACCCAGGAAACGATCACTAATGCTGAATCTGCAAAGGAGTGGTTCCTTCAAGCAGCAAAAGAC AAATCTGCAGTCGCCAAACATTTTGTGGCCCTCTCTACCAATGCA CCTAAAGTGACCGACTTCGGTATCGATCCGGTGAACATGTTTGAGTTTTGGGAT TGGGTCGGTGGACGATATTCCTTGTGGTCTGCGATTGGCTTGTCCATCGCACTTCATATTG GATACGAGAACTTTGAGAAACTGTTGGCCGGAGCTCATTGGATG GACACTCATTTCCGTACGGCCCCTTTGGATCAGAACGCACCAATGCTGCTCGCCCTGCTGGGCGTCTGGTACATTAATTTCTTTCAGGCTGAGACACATTGCCTGCTACCCTACGATCAGTACATGCAGCGCTTTGCAGCATACTTCCAACAG GGTGACATGGAGTCTAATGGAAAGTACATCACAGTTAACGGTGGGCAAGTGAACTATCACACCGGGCCAGTTGTATGGGGAGAACCAGGAACTAATGGACAGCATGCATTCTACCAGCTTATTCATCAAG GAACTCGTATGGTCCCTGCTGACTTCCTAATTCCCGCACAGAGCCAGAATCCAATCAGAAACAACCTTCATCATAAG aTTCTGATGGCTAATTTCCTGGCTCAGACGGAGGCTCTGATGAAGGGAAAGACGACAGAAGAGGCAAAGAAAGAGCTGGAGGCTGGAGGACTGAGCGGAGAGAAGCTAGAGAAGATTCTACCACACAAA GTATTCCAAGGAAACAAGCCAACCAATTCAATCATTTTCAAAAAGTTGACTCCGTTTTCTCTGGGTGTGCTGATTG CCATGTATGAACACAAGATCTTCATTCAAGGTGTCATGTGGGAGATTAACAGTTTTGATCAGTGGGG TGTGGAACTCGGGAAACAGCTGGCAAAGAAAATCGAACCTGAGCTTCAGGATTCTGCAGAGGTCAGTTCTCACGATTCATCCACGAACGGCCTTATCAACTTCCTCAAGAAGAACTATGCTTGA